GGTCCCAGAATACCATCACCAATTTGTTTCACACCAGGACCACAGCAGCTCCTCGGAGATCCAGTCCAAGGCATGTGCAAGCCCGTGAGCCCTGTCACAGCGCAAATGAGCCAGCTAGAATTGCAACAGGCAGCTTTGGAGGGGCTGGCCTGCCACATGACCTTGCGGTGCAGGCAACAAACTTCTACCAGCCTGGTTTTGGTAAACCGCAGGTGGACAGAACCAGAGATGGATTCAGAAACAGGCGACCATGAGTGACCAAGTCACCAGCACCTGTGCACCGAGGGAAttcctcttcccctgccccagccgCCTCCATCACAAGCATgctttctccttccctcactccTACCTCAGTGATTCATAAGATACACGagagcaaagagaaaagcaagcagGAGCCAGCATCTGGAAATCAGCCCTTGGTGACAGTGAAGAGGACACTCAGAAGCCCAGTGAACAGAACCTCCTGTCATCCAGGTCTGTGCCCACCGCTGATCGAGACTCTTCTCCCACCACAAATCCCAAACTGTCAACCCTACAGTGGTTTACATCTTCCACCCCACTATCCCAGACCAATTGTTACACCAAAGAACAGAATTATCGACCTAAAGCAACTGGGAGAAAAACACCCACCTTGGCATCCCCAGTTCCAGGAACACCTCTTCTCCACCCTGCCCACCAAGTCCCCCTTGTCCCCCATGTCCCCATTGTTCAGCCTGCTCTCCAGCTTCACTCAGGGTTGGTCCAAAGGATGCTGGCCCAGGGAGTACATCCACAGCATCTTCCAAGTTTGCTCCAAGCTGGTGTGCTTCCTCCTGGGATGGACCTGAACCATTTGCAGGGAATAGCTGGCCCAATCCTGGGTCAACCCTTTTACCCTTTACCTGCCACTAGTCACCCTCTCCTAAACCCTCGTCGCGGGACACCTCTGCATCTGGCAATGATGCAACAGCAGCTACAGCGCTCAGTTCTTCATCCTCTAGGATCTGGTTCCCAGGCAGCTGCTGTCAGCGTTCAGACGACTCCTCAGAATGTGCCCAGCTGGTTAGGCCTGCCCCACGTGCACTGCCAGCTACAGCACCGCCCCAGCCAGAGAAGCAGCCCTCCCGTGGGGCTTGCCAAACGGTGTGGCTCAGATGTGCTACAGCAGCCTCTGCCCTCCATGCCCGCCAAAGTCGTCAGTGTAGATGAATTGGAGTACCGACAGCGAGCAGGGCAGCAGGCTTGCCTAAGCAGCTTCTCGCGGCACCCTGGTCAggactctgcttcctcatctcatGTTGGTTTATGGGCTCTTACTTTGTAGCACTCTGTGCGAAGCTGTTTAAGGGCACCCAGGCACCTGGTGTAGTCTGCATTATGATGGAAGGAACTTAACCGATCGAGTGGAGCCTACATGGTCTGAATACAGGATGCAGTGTTGTCAGTCCCGGAAACAGTCTGTTTTTTTGTAAGATATGTGAATGAAGTGTTGACGTCTTCACCAAGAGGTGGCACCTTAAGAGTTCCGAGGAAATAAATGTATAGACCCTTATGTACAGACCTGTGTATAAACAACTTTTGTACATACATATAGGATAGCTTTTTTGAACTTATATAGCTGTACGTAAAAGTAGCTGATACTACCTTTACGTAGTAAAAGTCAAGGCATCAGCGCCCCCTTCACCTCACCTGGTTCCATTTTCAAGCCATGAAGGAAGCACATACTGTGCATGCCCTCAGAATTCTCCGTCCTACAGTTGCCACTATCATGCGCCTTTCATTCTTACATATTTACATTCACCTAAAATGTCAAGTAGTTCTTTTCTAGAAGTGCTGAACAGAGATAAAGGGGATTAGAGGATGATTTTATCCCATTTAAAGGTAACCTGCAGCGAATGGGAGTAAACAGACTGCTTGGCAGCTCCACTTCATCCGCCTTCTCCCTCCAGGCTCCTGCCCTcctgctccccatccccacctcctcaAAGGCATCCTGGGAGCTCTGGACATGGGAAAGGTTCACACATCCATTGGGGACCTTGCCAAGACCTGCCTTCCAGAAATCCAGTTCCCACATTCATCTGGTATGAGGCAAATTGTCATTTAAAAGGCATCGATTgtctggaaaaataaagaaaatgagagcCCTGAAGCCTTGATCTGCAATGCTAGCTGCAGCTGCCTTGCGGCAACATCTGagaaatcctctgtgcttcccaGGTTGCAGGCTTTTTGGTGCCACCTGAGAGGACGCCAGGCTCTGCACAGGCCAGCAGGGCACAGTTAAAGCAGGGACAGCAGACATGTTAGCTTCTGATGCAAAAGAGCCACAACCCTTACACCTTCAAATGTGGACCTCATCCCTGGAGGGGGTAGTCAGGGCTGAGGAGGGACAGGGCCTCCTGGGATTTTTGTCACCTGGGCTTAGGCTTCTGTAGCATTTATAGGTCAAAAATAGTCAAATATCAATCATTTCATATTGTAGGACCTAATGCATACTTTGTTTCAACTCCACAAGAACACTGTGAGGTAGACATTTTGATCCCTATTTTACGGAAAACAGAGACCCGAAGAAgctaagtaatttacccaaagtcacacagaaaagagtaGTCAGAATTTGAATGCGGAGATTAATCGAGGCCCTTTCTCCTGTGCCTATCATCTCTCCTCCCGTCTTAAATCTGCTCTGTTCTTTGCCCTGTTCCCCAGTTGAGCCATGCTTATTCTTGCCTGCTTCCTCTGCTCAGGTGATTCCTCCCTCTTGAAATCCTGTGCCTCTTCCCTCATTTATTCTACAGATATTTATTGACaaactactatgtgtcaggttTGTGTGAAAGCTGAgaatagttttatagtttaaaaattgaatacgATGCAGAAGAGCTTAGCAATCAGTGTAGACAAAGGACACTTCTATGACTTCAGCTATACGTGTtcagtaagatttttaaaaaggaaatagataGTGACTTAAAGAATGAAGGCAGTTTTGCCCAGCACTCTGCATCTCAATGGTATGTGCTAACTTCACTGCCTGGTCCCATGTGAGATGTAATGCTGTCTACTGGCCAGGTGGGAAGGCTGAGGGTGTGGCCAGGGTGTGTGGAGGCAGTCTAGAATAGAAGGAACAGCataagcaaaggcacagaggtgcaTAAGGGGATGGTAAAAAGCTCCATGGAGCTGGAGTATCAAGTAGGGAGCAACCTCATGGGGGTGAGCAGAGTAAAGCGGAGGGCCAGGAGATGAGGTGAGGGTGTCAGAGGGGACATGCAGCAAAGGCCCTTGAATACCAGGCTAAAGGGGATAAAGTTTATCTCGTAAGCCAAATGTGTTCGCTGGCATGCCTCCCTTGAGATACGTTGGGGGGTCAGAGTAGGGGTGAAGGGAGAGCAGATGTAGGGAGCCTCAGACCCCTTTTTCACTCACTCTGAGAAGCTCTATGGCCATCAGTTGTAGATTTGGGGGTTCTATGTCgaattcaattttgaaaaaaatggacTTAATGATAAtgacataaaaatatacataaaaaccaCAGGGAAATTATGTGAGATTTTTGCTTCTGGCCATGATGAACTAACAGGAATGGAACTTACCCTCCCACGTTAAGCAACTAAGAAGTGAACAAAACATGTCAAACAATAGACATTAGATAACTGGCTGCACAGGAGCGTAATCacagggagaagggaaaaaagttAACTGAGCCTTATGACTGTCCTGGCTCACTCCCTGGAGGTGGCTTCCAGGCtgcaaagaatgaaatcagaattcCAACAGAGCCTGGCAGTTTTGATGATTTGAGGAGAAAGATACCAGAGTTTTGAGAAGGTCAGTGTGGCTAAAACTGGGAAAACAGACCACTGGAGAAGAGGGAGCTGCACAGAGAGGGACCTCCAAAGACGTACAGAAGGATCCCCTCAAGAATTTGTGTGAGTAATGATCTGTGTACATGTGACAGGAAAGTGCCCAGAGCCAGGGAAAGAACCAGCAGCATAGGGAATACAGAGAAATTCTTGAAGATTCCACAGGGCTGGGGAGCACTTTTGTTCTTGTCTGCTAGAGTGGAAAGACctcaatataaataaaacatgatgTAGAAGCCTCAGGAGGCTATTGGATTAGAAGTGGTGTTAATTAGCCCTAAAATAAACTCTGTTCTCTATCTGCTGTAACAAACTTAAAAACAAGTCTCAAATGTATCCaactgatttaaaataatttaactgtTTCCCTGAGGAAAATTCAGTACTATtgatagaaatatgaaaaaatctAGCAGACAAAAACATATAATCACAATGTCCAGCAtctaacaaaaaattacaagacattcaAAGAAGCAGGGAAATACGACTTATAAccaccaaaaacagacaaacaaacaaacaagcaaacaaaaatagaaaggaaTCCTAAAATGACAGATATATTGGAAATAGTAAATGAGGATGTTAAAACAGCTACTGTAAATATGCTCTCTATGTTTAAGAAAGCAAAAGATAATAAAATCAGGCtgtttaaaaaacccaaataaaacaTCTATAACTGAAAACCAAtaatttctgaaatgaaaaaaaaattttttttacaggtGATGGGATAAACAGCATATtagatcctgaaacagaaaagaTCAGCAAAACTGAAGACATAACAAAGGAAATTATccaaaataagtcagagagaaaaaaacctgaagaatgaaagaatgaataaaatatcagTAACCTATGGAACAACATCAAATGGCCCAACATACCTATAACTGAAGTTCCAGAAgaagaggatatgggggaaggatgggggcaggaaaaaatattttgagaaactaTGGTCAGTGAATCACAGGAAGATGGCAGAGAAAGAAGCACCAggaatctgtctccccacctagaCAGCAACTGCACTGGCAGAATCTGTCTGGTAGCTGTTTTAGAATTCTGGGGTCTGTTTAAGGTTTTCAATTTCCAGGGGAAGTCTTGGATAGTAAATTCTGGTTGAATTaagctcttagcacagtggcAGCACCCATCCCCCATTCCCAACCAGGTGGGAGGAAGTTATGCACATGTTCTTCAAACAATTTGAACACAACTTGCAGGAGCCAAGGTAGGCAAAAAGCACCCTGTCCTCTAAATGTCAGAGATCAGTGCTCTGATCACTATTGATGCTTCTGATCACAGAGGTGCAAAGAGGTGGGCAGTCATTCTTGTAGAACCTCCACTAATTGTTGcaggcccctcctcctccagctgaaGTGATTGCCAGGGGACCTAAAGGGCTGGCacttttttcctcccattttcattattctcattttccccttttgggagccagacattaaagactagAACATTCAAAAACAATTACATATATggggaaaattagaaagtgaccATGCATGCCCAGGGAGAGATTCaaaaaagacctgagaagaccttAAGTTTATACCTCAGGCGGATCCTTAGCACAGAGACAGCTTACAGCAATTAATCACTAAAACAatgaacagacaaacaaaacaaaactaacaaaaacataaTTCCTGGGGGAGTGGGAGAATCTAATTTCAGAGTTATCACATCGTTAGatttaaatgtccagttttcaacaaaaattatgaggcatacaaagaaacaggaaagtatgctctattcaaaggaaaaaaataaacagaaactgtccctgcaaaaaaacaaaacaaaacaagaaacaaaaaacagttaaTAATGTTGTAACAATGGTTTGCAACTCCACCTTTTGTTTTCCACATGATTTaaggaaataatacattttaaaaattattaagctaAAAGTTTGTATTATTGTAACTCCACATTCTGTTTTCTACATAATTAAAGCCTCTAatgtatttaaaagaattatgaaTTTATGTTTTGAGACACACAATGTATAAAAAAGTAATCTTTGACTTCGGAATCAAAACAAGTGGGAACAGAGCTATAAAGGAGCAGAGTTTTGTAAGTTATTGAAGTTAAACtgatataaattcaaattagaggacttccctgatggtgcagtggtcaggaacccacctgccaatgcaggggacacgggttcgatccctggtccataggatcccacatgatgcagagcaactaagcccgtgcgccacaactgctgagcctgtgctctagagcctgcgagccacaacaactgagccctcatgccacaactactgaagcccacacgcctagagcccgtgctctgcaacaagagaagccaccgcaatgagaagcacgcccactacaacaaagagtagccccgctctccacaactacagaaagccctcatgtggcaacaaagacccaatgcagccaaaaataaataaataaatttatttaaaaaaattcaaattagagtgttATAATTTTAGGATGTTAACTGTAACCCCATTgtaaccataaagaaaatatctatagaatatacacaaagaaaatggaaaagaatttaaacatttcattacCAGAAAATAAACTAAACACAAAAGAGAACAGTAATATAGGAAATGAGGAACAAAAAAAGCTgtaagacatatagaaaacaaatagcaaaattacAGAagtaatttaaatgaattaaactctccaatcaaaagacagacatcagcagaatggataaaaatacataaaccaaCTATTTACAAGAGATTCAGTTTAgaccaaaagacaaaaataagttgaaagtgagggaatgatAACTAAAAGAGAGTAGGAGTGGctgtattaatatcagacaaaatggattttaaattttaagagtcatgagagacaaagaaggacattataccttaattaaaatttcaatacagctgatatataatttgcaaataattttcttccattttgtgggttgcctttttactctgttgacattgtcttttggtgcacaaattttaaaattttcatgaagtccaacttgtctatttttttcttttgttgcttgtgcctttgatgtcatatccaagaaattactgccaaatccaatgtcatgacaCTTTtgccccatgttttcttctaagagttataTAATTTTAggtattacatttaggttttgatccatttggggttaatttttgtatatggcattaggtccaacttcattcttttgtgtgtggatgTTCAGTTTCTCCAgcatcattttttgaaaagactctcctttctccattgaatgaccttgtcaaaaattatttgaccGTATATGcaaagatttatttctgggctctctattctgttattttgatttacatgtctgtctttatgccagtaccaatctgttttaattactgtaactttgtagtaagttttgaaatcaggaagtgggagtcctccagttttgttcttctttttcaaaattgttttggctattcaggtttccttgagattccatatgaactttaggatagatttttctatttctgcaaaaaaatggGATTGGGATTTttaaggatttcattgaatctatagattgctttggcatcttaaaaaatatgagaaaatggaaaatctgaatagatccaAAACTAGGAAGAAGATTGAATCAGcaatcaaaaatctcccagaatggaaagaaagattaaatgttaaaatatgaacATAGAATTGTATACCCAgtggaaatatttgaaaatggaaGCAATGAAGACTGTTTCAGAGTAGATGAGAGAATTCAACACTTGCAGACCTGCCCTTCAAAGAATGTTGAAGAAAGTCCTAGGGGTACAGGAAAATGATAACACATAGTAATTAGGATCTACACAACTGAAGGACAAGAGCTGGAACGGTAAACAtgattttttctcatattttactCTTTAGGATGATTGTTTAAAGTACAAACAATAACAGAGTATTGTGGGCTTTGTAATATATGTAGAAGTAAAAGGTAAGAAAGCAATAGCACAAAGCATGAGGGGGGAAATGTAAGTTTACTGTTATAAAGTTCTTATACTAGTATAGTATTATTTACAGATAGAGTAATAAATTAAAGTTGTACATTATAAATGCTTGAGCAAccagtaaaaatgtaaataaatataagtaatataGCTAATAAACCAATAATAgagattaaaatgaatttattaaaatttaattaattcagTAGAAGGCAGTATAAGTAGAATAAGGGTAAAATGGACAGAtggaacaaacagaaacaaatagtAATATGGTGGATTTAAATCCAACCATATCTATTATTACCTTAAATGGAATGATctaaaaattctaattaaaaggCTAAGATTGTCAAGATACCAtttataaatgcatttaaaacataCTATATAACATATACCATTATAGAATGTAACATGAAGAGATAAATCTAGCAaaatatgtgaaatttaaaaaaatatattgctgacagaaattaaaggaagcccaaataaatgaagaatatcccatgttcatggaacTGAAAGCAATATTATGAAGATGTAAATTATCCCAAAATTGACATACAGATACAATGTGATCCCAATAAAAATCTCAACTGACACTTTGTTGAAATGGACAATCTGACTGTAAAATTCATATgcatcaagaatatataaagagcactAACAAGTCAACAATAAAATAGGTAGAAGATTTGAATAGATaattcaccaaagaaaatatataatggcATACAA
Above is a window of Balaenoptera acutorostrata chromosome 1, mBalAcu1.1, whole genome shotgun sequence DNA encoding:
- the LOC103001160 gene encoding LOW QUALITY PROTEIN: eukaryotic translation initiation factor 4E transporter-like (The sequence of the model RefSeq protein was modified relative to this genomic sequence to represent the inferred CDS: inserted 1 base in 1 codon); its protein translation is MLSPSLTPTSVIHKIHESKEKSKQEPASGXSALGDSEEDTQKPSEQNLLSSRSVPTADRDSSPTTNPKLSTLQWFTSSTPLSQTNCYTKEQNYRPKATGRKTPTLASPVPGTPLLHPAHQVPLVPHVPIVQPALQLHSGLVQRMLAQGVHPQHLPSLLQAGVLPPGMDLNHLQGIAGPILGQPFYPLPATSHPLLNPRRGTPLHLAMMQQQLQRSVLHPLGSGSQAAAVSVQTTPQNVPSWLGLPHVHCQLQHRPSQRSSPPVGLAKRCGSDVLQQPLPSMPAKVVSVDELEYRQRAGQQACLSSFSRHPGQDSASSSHVGLWALTL